acttgtaaataagaggttttaagttcgattctcgccaaaggtggATTTGAACCATGTTATTGcaagctcattgtgaggctaaactcatTCCCTTCACATTAGTGTagttaatatcgtttgttaaaaaaaattgaagcgaACCAATTTCAAACATAATAATTACACAATTTGCTTAGTTTCAGTATGAATTTTAAGGCTTAAAGAAGTTGGCATTTAGACCTTTGTCAGCTAAATTCCAAGCTGCTGCAACAACTAAAATGACACTCAAAGCCAAGCCTAAGCATCCAAGTCCCATGTTAATCCACCACACTGCTCCTTTTTGCTTTGGTTTCTTGATTGAAATCCACATGAAACATGGATAAGCATATGCCAAAGGCAATGTTAACCCTCCGATTAGAGGTGCCAGGCTTCCCAAGAATGGAAGAGCAACTGCTATGATGAATTCCACTCCTCCGAAGAAAATGCGTAAAGCTACTCGAAGCCACCTTGGACACGGCTTGTTCTTCCTGATAGTGTACTTTGACTCCAAATTATCAAAAGCCACCATGCCAAAGATTTGGAATGTGCTTAAGCTGTGTATCACCACAAGCATGCAAAATGATCCAAGTACaaattttgaagtgtttttatgTCCATGGAATTGTGAAACCAAGATTAATACTCCTCTATAGGAAGTGGGTACCTGCATAAATCGAAATATATTTTGATGATATAAAAAAACTATTCATTGCGATTGCAGTGACTAAGCATATTTAAATCAAAACATAATTTGCTCTTACCTTGTTGCCGAAAGCCCAAAATCCACCTATGGCCAGAGGAAGAAAACACATGGCTATGAGTGCACAAGCTACAGTCACTCCTCTCCACATTCGCTTATGTATTGGGTATTTGGGGTTTGATGGTAATGTGCCCTGCAGCATAAGTTGGTGAACTTCATCACCTTTACATATATTGATAGATACATTGCACAAATTACCCAACTTGATGGTAGGGCATCAGTAGCTAGCCGGTGTTGAGTATCGTCCATACTACACTATTGATATTAGCCGACATGACCAACTATGAAAAGTGTTGACAAAATACACGGATAATCCGTTGAAAGTGCGGGGACGTACGGTGATAATTAGTACTAATAAGTCACAAGTATAAACTAGCAAGCTAAGGAATTTACTAACAGTGTCAGAGCCCAATGAACCCTTCTTCGACATGGCCACAGCATATAGCATATAGAAAACCCACCCAAAGGttcaagaaaactaatgaaacatAAAATTAATCTTACAATTATTAAGGAGGCTCACCTGTATCTCAAGAATTACATTGTGACCTCTGAATGTAAGAAAAATAATGCCAACCGCATTCAGTTTGCCACCAAATATATCCATGGTGGACTCCATCGCTGGTGGATCATATGATGTGTAGTCATGGTCCCTGCCTTTTCCAACTGAAAGAGTCCAAACAGTAGTGCAATATACAACTGATGCGATGGCACCGATCAAGGAGAGTCTAGCTACGGAGTTCAAGTTGGGACATTGGGCGAGAACCACAGCCACGCATGTAAACAACAAGAAGCACTCGGTACCAGTCAATGGATGGCAAGTGGCTCCATCCTCACACACAGTTTTGAAGAAAAGCTTCAAGGTTCCACCTCCTACGATTATCAGCTGTGCACAAGCACCATTTGATTGATAGATAACTGGGAACATTGCTAGAATCATCCCTAACTTTTTACCTGAAAAAGAATGGAAACTATCCATTTATCTTTGTGGGCTTCTATTCAAACAAAAATTCTTCACACCCAAGCAATGAATTTTACTCTTTGATGACTAAAGAGGACAAAGCCCTCTATAAATAACGTATAGAGGGATAGTTTTGAAATGTCTTAATATATATGACTAGTAAATGTTGTTGCCTTCAAATTATGATAGGAGATTAAATTTCAGAGTGTGTGCATAGTTAATTGTTATATGAGCCTGATGTACAGTTTACTAACCGAAGGCTGTTACTGCAAGGTGGAGGTATCTACTGTTACGAAATCCATTTTCAGATTCGTGTAGATGTACGAGAAGCCACTTGGTGTAGATCTGCCACACAAATGCTAGTAAGAAGCATATAATTCCCCATGCCCTGCAGCCATGGAGAAAAGTTACTGGTGTCAGTTATGAATGAATCATCTACATTTCAAACTGAATATCTTATACGTTTGTCTACAGTAAACCAGaaataaaaagtgaaaaatCACTGGCTTGAAGCAAGTAAAGGGTTATTGCTTACCATCCAAGAGTAGCGAATGCAAGAGGTAGTAAAAGGGCTTGAGTTCCAATTCCTGAACAGAGTAAATGGAAGGTAGCATAGTAGGTATTGCCATTCCTGGACTCAGTAACGGGTAGCCACGCGTCCTGTGGATTGAGCTCACTACCTTCCCAATTTGTACTTGTAATATCTAGGTTTGAGGGGCTTGTTGTGTCGGGAAAAACTTGAGCTGAGGCTGAGTTTCTTGTGGTGTAAGTAGTAATTTCAACAATAACTTCTCCGATGGGATCAGCTGCCATATTTCTTGTTGATGTGAATTATAATACCCAAGCTAGCTAATTAACCTGCTTATATATACGCGTTGGTGCATGCACCGAGACATGCATGTCTTCGAAGCGGGGAGTACGTTTCCTAATTGATATGGGAGTACATGTAGCTGCTGACGTGTTGGTAATGTATGATCAATATTGACTCAACGGTTTTGTTTTATGCTGAAGGCTTCTGTCCTACTTCATGGAAACTGGGAAGCGGCTAGACTAGCTTGGTGCATTGAGCTAGCCATACCCCTtccacctttgaaaatgtataaTCGTAATATTTATTTTGGTTCGACACGTAATTATATATGTAATAGCCGACAACATAAATTTAGCAAACACTTTTTTAAGTGATATGTCAGTGGTGCATTTAGTAAAGTATCATTATATCTATATGTCAAACTCTAAAGTCTTAAAATATAAGCAATTTCGTTGAATCTTGTTAAAACACTTATTAACACCTGATGGTATTTTAGTAGAGGAGTCGAATTTGGTTACAACGAGCTCTCTGCATATTGAAGacttttttcggttttttttttttatattttaattggttaatttaaACACTTGgtattatattataaaaaattagaGGAAATTATAATAGTGGTCTCTAACTTTTAACTTAATTGGAGTAATGAACtcttaattaaaaattcatgatcATTGATCCCTTAATTCATCAAAATGTCTAGCTATAGTCATTTCCATCAACTCGATTAGAAATTCCGTCAAAATAAGTCACGTGACACGCACGTCATACTGGATGAAGGAGAAAATATggaaaaccaaatgagaaaatttgtaacaatggtccctcaactttaaccctaTGAGAGAAATGGTtcatcaactttaactcaattgtagcaatggtccctcaactttaacttagttgtagcaatggtcattccaatgTAACTCATTTTGGTGGTGCTTCTGTTGGAGTTGACGAAAttgaccatagctgcacgttttgatgagttaagaaaCAAATAGTTATGTATTTTTAGTTAAGAGATCATTGCTCtatttgaattaaaattaaggtaTCATAGATACAATTGCTACTAAAAAATTGTGACGTTAAAATATGTTTTGGAGTTCAGGATGGAGTTCAGGAACAAGACTCCCTactgaccttttttttttttttttttattaaattcgtTATGTGATCTAAGCAATGATCTGGTACTCCATTAAGGGATTAGGCGAAGAGTTCTTAAATTTGTCATAACCTGTActttataaaatatttttggCTTCTGTCTTTTAATTAAACACTAGCCGTCATGCACTCGTGTGaagcattttttgaatcacggcgtATTACGCGTGATTTATacgttttaaatttatttatatgcgtattaacaaaaagaaaatcaaatatttgaagtaaatgaataatcttagatcatacTAAAAGAAACCCATTATAAACTAATTAAAGCagttgaattcacataataaaattagtCTCTATAgaaattacattaaaaaaatagaaaataatattcaataaacaattgattgaatcacattattgctaatacattgtgaggttaagccccacccctcccccttcgtgtagataatatcgtttgttaaaaaaaaattgtttgacaactaatttaatcacattattatccgcgtccgaaagacattttttataaccggcattacacgcctcttaaaatgttttgaacgtatttaaaaatagaaaaaataatatttcatgaacatctgattgaatcacattattgctagcctattgtaacTTGTAAGGtactaatttaaaaataaaataaaatgtactAATTTATCACCATCGCTACgcacctcttaagatgttttgaacacaaCATtcatgattttccttattttttattatatttttctttccccttcACTTGGGCACCATCAACTTTCACTcatccttccattttttttttattcttttctcccttcccacttatatttatattatattttatgatgTTTTGAATACAACATtcatgattttccttattttttattatatttttctttccccttcACTTGGGCACCATCAACTTTCACTcatccttccattttttttattcttttctcccttcccacttatatttatattatattttatgatgaccaaattaccaaattacccatgcattatttgatatattatattgggctgtttttggattttttttgttgaggaGCAATTTTATCctaatatttttgttgaagccGTGACACCAAATTAATTGCGGCACCATTCATTGTCCTATTCGCTTTATATATAATAGATAGATATGATTCGATTAGCCTTGCTTCATGCATGATGATTAGACACTTCAGAAAAGATTTTATTTCTTAGaaggaaaactaaaaataagctatcacaattttctcaaaaaccaacAAGACTAAAGACACAAACGATCCCATCCATTTCTAAAATCCATCCCTTTAATGTATAGTTTGAGTCTTTCATTGAAAGAAATAAtccaaaaatatgaaattgatcCACAAATTCACATGAAGTTATGCTATAAAATTCTACTATGCACCGTCGCACTCCGATTCACTGGACTGTTGGATTTGCAGGACTAGATTTTGACAATTCAAAGTCTTAACTGTTTAAACATCCCATACATTGGTAACCTCATTACATTTTGGTTGCAACTGTGACTGCTATTACTATTTGAGAGTAAAGGTATAGAAAGCTCATGGTCAAAGCTAGTAGTTCTCTCGTAAACAATTGTACGATGCTGCTAAAATCCCATAAAGTCCTATATTAGGGTAtattgaaaaaaagaaagaataatccAGTAAAGTCCTCTCGCCTTCTAAAATCCATGAGCAATCTCCTCTAAAGGTAA
This genomic interval from Malus domestica chromosome 05, GDT2T_hap1 contains the following:
- the LOC103445278 gene encoding lysine histidine transporter-like 8 — translated: MAADPIGEVIVEITTYTTRNSASAQVFPDTTSPSNLDITSTNWEGSELNPQDAWLPVTESRNGNTYYATFHLLCSGIGTQALLLPLAFATLGWAWGIICFLLAFVWQIYTKWLLVHLHESENGFRNSRYLHLAVTAFGKKLGMILAMFPVIYQSNGACAQLIIVGGGTLKLFFKTVCEDGATCHPLTGTECFLLFTCVAVVLAQCPNLNSVARLSLIGAIASVVYCTTVWTLSVGKGRDHDYTSYDPPAMESTMDIFGGKLNAVGIIFLTFRGHNVILEIQGTLPSNPKYPIHKRMWRGVTVACALIAMCFLPLAIGGFWAFGNKVPTSYRGVLILVSQFHGHKNTSKFVLGSFCMLVVIHSLSTFQIFGMVAFDNLESKYTIRKNKPCPRWLRVALRIFFGGVEFIIAVALPFLGSLAPLIGGLTLPLAYAYPCFMWISIKKPKQKGAVWWINMGLGCLGLALSVILVVAAAWNLADKGLNANFFKP